A region from the Aeromicrobium choanae genome encodes:
- a CDS encoding acyltransferase gives MSDGRPGSSAARRVLRPRTWRRWARMANFAGYDGASIDDATIGAGVRLSPTVSVRNGSRVTIGEGSHIGQGSCLWAGDSSGRITLGDHALLGPDVFITASNYDFDAGPGPVMDLPKREADVVIGANTWLGTRVVVLPGVTIGDGTIVAAGAVVTRDLPPDSVAAGVPAKVVRRRGAAT, from the coding sequence ATGAGCGACGGTCGACCGGGTTCGAGTGCGGCGCGACGCGTCCTGCGCCCCCGCACGTGGCGTCGCTGGGCGCGGATGGCGAACTTCGCCGGCTACGACGGCGCCTCGATCGACGACGCCACGATCGGCGCCGGGGTGCGCCTCTCCCCCACCGTCTCGGTGCGCAACGGCAGCCGCGTCACGATCGGGGAAGGCTCGCACATCGGCCAGGGCAGCTGCCTGTGGGCCGGCGACTCCAGCGGCCGCATCACCCTGGGCGACCACGCCCTCCTCGGCCCCGACGTCTTCATCACCGCCTCGAACTACGACTTCGACGCGGGGCCGGGTCCTGTCATGGACCTGCCGAAGCGGGAGGCCGACGTCGTGATCGGGGCGAACACGTGGCTGGGCACGCGGGTCGTCGTGCTGCCGGGCGTCACGATCGGCGACGGCACCATCGTGGCCGCCGGCGCGGTGGTCACCCGCGACCTGCCGCCCGACTCCGTGGCGGCCGGCGTCCCCGCCAAGGTCGTGCGCCGCCGCGGTGCCGCGACGTGA